The genomic window CTTGCCTCTTTACCGGCGCTTGAAAAGGCGTTTCGTTCCCCGGGAGGAGGAACTCGAGGCTATACCGCGGCGTATTGTTAAAGTGCTTCAAGAGCTGGGGCCTACTTTCATCAAGCTGGGGCAGCTGCTCAGCACGCGCGCGGATCTCCTTCCGGAGGCCTACCTGAGAGAATTCGCCCAACTCCAGGATCGGGTTTCCCCAATTCCCTTTGAAGAAGTGGAATTACTGTTTCTTGAAGAGCACGGGAAGCCGATCGGAGAGGTTTTCAGGGCCTTCGAACCTGAACCCTTTGCTTCTGCCTCCATCGGCCAGGTGCACAGGGCCGAATTCCCGGAGGGTCAGGAGGTTGTCGTCAAGATCCAGAGGCCTGGAATCGAGCGGATCATCAGGGTAGATTTAGAAATTTTGCTGGAAATCGGCAGCATCATTGAACAGAGAACCGCCCTTGGGGAAATCTATAAAATTACAGAAATTCTGGAAGAGTTTAGCATCTCTTTGAGGGAAGAGCTCGATTTTACTTTAGAAGGCCGCAATGCCGAGGTCCTTCAGAAAAATTTGGCCAGGGACCCCCGCGTCTACATTCCGAAGGTATACTGGGAATATACAACGCGCCGGATCCTGGTGATGGAATATGTGCGGGGGCAAAAAATTACGGGACGCGAAGAATTAGTTGCTGCTGGTTGCGATCCGCTGCTCCTGGCCCGCACCCTTGCCGATATAATGATCAAGCAAATTTACGTGGATGGCTTCTTTCACAGCGACCCCCACCCGGGGAACCTGGCAGTGTTGCCCGGGAATAGGGTTGTTTTTCTGGATTTTGGTCAGGTTGGGCGGATGGATGAGGAACTTCGCGAGAAGGCCGCAGATTTAATCCTGGCCCTGGTTCACCATGATCTTGACGGAATCGTCAAAGGCCTGCTGCAGATCGGAATCCTGCGGGGGAGGCCCAATCTGACAA from Bacillota bacterium includes these protein-coding regions:
- a CDS encoding AarF/ABC1/UbiB kinase family protein, coding for MMITVGKTRSLLYHYRHWRRYREILNILVKHGFSYVIENLNLPGLPLYRRLKRRFVPREEELEAIPRRIVKVLQELGPTFIKLGQLLSTRADLLPEAYLREFAQLQDRVSPIPFEEVELLFLEEHGKPIGEVFRAFEPEPFASASIGQVHRAEFPEGQEVVVKIQRPGIERIIRVDLEILLEIGSIIEQRTALGEIYKITEILEEFSISLREELDFTLEGRNAEVLQKNLARDPRVYIPKVYWEYTTRRILVMEYVRGQKITGREELVAAGCDPLLLARTLADIMIKQIYVDGFFHSDPHPGNLAVLPGNRVVFLDFGQVGRMDEELREKAADLILALVHHDLDGIVKGLLQIGILRGRPNLTRLKHDLARLERKYYGLPFREIRVGTSVQELMEVAWRHRIQVPSDFVMAAKALVTLEGVIRELAPDMSLVEIAEPFAWRVFWRRYDPRRLQRRFWQRLAETAGSLTRLPGVVEEAARKISRGQVSLEIEHREFPHAVGQLRKAADRLALSIILASLLIAGAILVHLDPYSFLARIHLPELILGLALSASFFLLILLLVFSRS